The nucleotide window ATTTGTAGCAATCATAATGCGTCTGCCTGGCCCGACAGGGGACGACCCCGACAGACAGatggactaactgtattggtcaaaatctgaccgctGCGGTCAAGCTGACCAACATCCCATCCAAGCGGCAAGGCAGTGAAAGACGACATGGTCTATTCCATATCCCGCACTCACGATACCCGTCGAGTCAGAAGAAACAACGTTCAGGGGATGACAAAGGCAGCCATAGTGTGAAAGGGCGTCAGACCAAGTACATAGCAAAGGTCCCATGACTATATATAGTGGGGGAAAAGCTTCGGCAAGGGGGGCGGTTTTTCACTTCTTTCTCTCTCCCTAGTTCTCTCTTCTGTAATCTTCATAATGAAAAGAAGAGCGAAGCATTCtccaagaaaatatataaaatgttCTCCTCCATTGATTAATGGGAGCCACAACGGAAAGTTTCAATAAGATTGGTTACATTAGTTTATAGATCTGGAGTTTATTATGGTTGACTAAaatttaccccttcattttctttaattaatttatttaaaaagattccaatatcttttgagtcaaacataGTTCAAGAAAATTAGAAGAGCAAAGATTCGGTGGGTGAGACATCATTCTCACTCGGATCTTTATTTAAATGAATCAAAGCAAATGAGATTTCGAAAAAGGCCAAATTTTATTAGATCAATATATTAATTACCGTTGAAATAACGTCCACAAGCTCCCCCAAATAAACCAAACAAATGAATAATTAAATATAAAGAAGAACATGAGAATGAGCGTAATAAAACACTCCCACGTATCACTAGAGAGTTAAACAAATGTGACAAAATGCACACTCCATCGTTTAAGTCTAAATATGTATCCCAACTTTATGACTTTATGATAATCCTCTGGTGAAGAATCGGGGTGCTCATTCTATTTTTCTCTCACACTCGGTGGTTGATATCTAAATTGAGATTCAACTAATTTGGATTCACGTCATATAAGGTCTACTAAAGGAAAAATACTCTCTACCTGGAGTTTTTTCCATATATATGGCTCGAGCTGAAACATTTGACTATTTAAGGTTGAGAAATCTTATCTATTCTATCATAACCCTTAGTGATGAGTGCTCATTCATTATTATTATGGTAACGCTAATATAAATAGGAAGGAGCGTGATTTGTTTTTGGACAGGTCAGGATTAATTAATATAAAGATGGACAAAATGAAAAAAGGGGAAGTTTCAACGACCAAAAACCGCCATCAACGGCAGGTTATTTGGGATTATTATATGAAGAAAAGACATAGAAAAATGACATACAAAGATTTGCATAAGGCCCCATTTCTGCCGACAAGTTTTTCCTTTCACTTTAAAGTCAAATTGTTGCTCAAGGCCGGGTCATGCACTACTGTTTTGTATGTACCAAGCCATGCAATATTGTTAATTCAAGCACGTTGAGTAGAGGCTGATTAATTTAGAGCGAGTTCAACGGGTTCAACAGAATTTACTACTTTCAGATGGAATTATTTGTACATATacaaaaaaagttaaaattatttatatacTGATGTTAAGCCAATTCTGCTTATTCTGGCACATTAATATTTCTTCATTGAAAATGTAAGATTTGTAATTTCAGTAGCTGGAAAGGGAGTTTTCATTGgtgtattaaaattaatatttagcAATCCGAGTAAAACCGCAAGATGATAATatgtttttatattttgaatctACACCGTCATAAAAGATTCATAAATAGTTCTCAACgtagcctttttttttttttaatgaagatGAAGTAAATTACTCGTCTttagttcattagttcattatgCAAAAAACATAGTCTTCCCACAGAACCTTATAGTACCCTCTTACTAGTATACTAAATCTACCAATACGGACGGTGTACCTCTGACACTACGTACTTAATGTATACGAAACTAGCTTACTATATACAGTTTAATTTAGAGGACTGAAATAGTATCAATTTCCTAGCTAAACagagaaaaattaattaagaaggTAAGAGTAAGACTCCCGTACTTGTCCCTTTCTCAAATGCTTTTACTTAATTACTCCTATTAAACAATACTTCCTCCTATCTACAATAAATGATCAATTTGCTTTGGGCACACCCATTAAGGAAATTCTAAATTCTAGACAAAATTAGTtagtatgactaaactacccttaattagATGTTGCAGCATAGTTAATATGAAGAATAAAATactttttagggatatgtacatgagggtaattttgaaaaaacaaattgaattgtTTCTTGGTTATATAAATAGACACTTATTTTGaatcaaaataaaaagataaaatgatcacttattgtggaaCGAAGGGAATAATACTAGTAGTATATTAATATAGGTGCCCGTCAAACCCTGTTGCGATATTTAATTAAGAGAAGACAAACCGTTACAAGAAAGTATCTTCTCCGAGTTTCGTTTTTTATTCTCACTTTCTTGATCCGATCACTCAATTTTTGTTTCGCGAGGTAGAATTGATGAGGGCTCCAACTGTATGGTAGCCCACATGCATATTTGGCATTTAGCCTAAAGCAAAAGACAAGCTCACAAAGACCTTGCCATCATTAGGGCCGAAGGAAGTGCGCACGAGGACGTTTATTATTAGGATTTAATTTATATACACTGTATAAAACATTTACACTAATATATTTAAATATGTTGTAGTAGATTATCTGCCTTATTTTCAAGCTACTAATCACACCTGTTATAGACGATTATGTGTAGCTATCTTTTGTGGAGTAAAATTATATCTAATGTTCGCAGTCGGCATACCTTTTCTCTTTTCCCCCTATATATACTAGATCTCTCTGTCCGTTTTGCAATACCAAATACTTTTCCCTAGTAATATCATTACAAATTAAAGAAGCAGTGATAATCTAGCGCTACTTCATTTGTGAAGCAAGATAAAGAACATGGCCTTATTCGCCATCTCACATTTGGTCATTCTTTCACATATTCTAATTGCTTTGGTTTGTTTCACCAGCCCGTGCTTCAGCTTCAAAGCTAAACATTTCAATTTGACCACCTCTGCCACTCACTGGTCGTCTGCTGGAGCTACTTGGTATGGCAGCCCCGATGGTGCTGGTAGCGACGGTAACTTACATCTCCCTTGTCTCCATCATTGGCCAAGGCCGGGATTTTTAGTAAGGgatatcaaaatatataaaaatagacacacaaaaaaattaaaagaaatcaacatataatatatatatgcatataaattttattttttacctACCTTACACAATGTATTTTTCCCCTTTGCTATAAGGTGGCTCTGCCACTGGTCTCCACTGAAGTTGAAAGTACTGCAAAGAATTCTTTACACGATCGCTGTACTATAACTTGTTGGTATAGGTTACCTGCCTAATTCCAGTTATTAATGGACAGTTACTTCAACTGATCTTTTAAGTGATATATGATAGTATAGGAAAATTTGTATAGATTGCTCGCATGTGGAATTAAACTCATGCGCTATAACGTAACCGCATATATTTATGAGTGCAGGAGGATCTTGTGGATATGGAAATGCAGTATCACAAGCCCCATTCTCTTCCTTGGTAACTGGGATTGGTCCATCCCTCTATAAGTCTGGAAAAGAATGTGGAGCTTGCTACCaggttaattaattaattcacCCCGCTTTATTCAAGTTCTTGATTAACAGATATATATTGAAGATTTGTGAATAATATATATGGTATTACAGGTGAAATGTACAAAGAAGGTACATCCATCTTGCTCAGGGAAAGGAGTAAGGGTGGTGATAACAGACTTTTGCCCAGGAGGTCCCTGCGTTTCCCAATCAGCACACTTTGACTTGAGTGGAACTGCATTTGGTTCCATGGCCATTCCTGGACATGAACACAAACTCCGAGATGCTGGCGTCTTGCAAATCCGTTATGCTAGGCAAACTCCATTACCCGACCCCTCTCAATAATTAAAAGCAACTTAGGATATTTACGTAGTTTTAAAAAATTCGCACTATGGGTGCAATTTGCAATTAGAATTAAGTCATTCATTCCATCAATTTCTAGAAGATTAACCCTATCTTACTATAACCAATTTATTACACCATTAGTTGCTTTTAAGTAACTTGATAGCATACGTATGTCTTTATGCTGTTATATACTATAAGCTTTTCTCATTAGTCCTTTTCCAAAAAGAATAATATATCTCTATATTTGAAAATaacttaaaactttaaaatttttcattttttatccttaatgagaaacttttatagccACAAAAATATCATTGACCCTACAAAGCTTTTGTCTCTCAGAACAACatatttcaaaagtctttcttttttttttcttaaagttTGTATCAAGTCAAACTACattatctaaattgaaacagaggttttatttagtataaaacaaaacaaaaaagattAAAAGTTTAATTTCTAGACGCTCAATTAAAGATAGATTCTTTTTATAttatctctttctttttgttaaaattcttttatattATCGAAGTTATTTAAAAGTCAACTATGTGTAAACTGTTACTCCATAATAAGCAGTGATTTGGAATAATTAGATGGTAAGAAACCTTTGAAGCTCAACTAGGATAGATTAGTCCtgtaaaactaaaattttaataatatttgtataatttaacttaaataaataattcaattGTATTAGTCAACGATATTTATTTAGACTAAAATGACTTGAATTTTAGGGTTGCGTGTGATTATTCAAGGAAAAACATAGTGTTCCACGTTGACCAAGGATCAAACCCAGAGTACTTGGCAGTGGTAATAGAGTTTGAAGAAGGAGATGGTGATCTAGCAAAAGTTGAACTGAAAGAAACAAAAAGCAGCAGTAGTAGTACTACTAAATGGAGGAAAATGCAGCAGTCATGGGGTGCTGTTTGGAAACTGGATGCTGGCTCTGAGTTACGCCCTCCCTTTTCCATCCGACTGACTTCACAATATTCTGATCAGATTTTGGTGGCCAAGAATGTCATTCCCACTGGTTGGCAGCCCGGTGCTACATACCGCTCTCTCGTCAATTATCTttaagagtttaagttctatTTTTATATTGTCAGTGTATATGACTTATATCTTATTTATTACCTACGTATTTGGTTTGAAAGATAGTAAGGTATCCACACCCTCCCTATTATTCACCATCGGCCGGACCAAATGGTCTCGTGCTAAGATTATATATAGTGTAGTGTTTGTATGAATATTATTGTGTGATTTAGTGGCTGTCGTGTTCACTTGATCCAGTAGAAAAGTAAAGTAGTAACGTGTGTTTACACAAAATTATAGCAGTATTTTGATACATGCTGAGAATATGTagtaattaaagcatgtaacagttgTGAATAAAACCttcaattaattatatattttcaGATTTTGTAGCAACGATTTGTCAAAGTTCATAAATTTGTTTCTTCCCTTGTATTTAAGAGTTGCTACAATGAGCAGTTTACGTTAAGAGTTGCTCATGTCACCTCTGTGGTTTTGTTTAGCATTGCAGGGGCAGAGctatacactactagaaattcggtaaataCCGaccagaaaaaccgaccaacggttatcggttatggccaattaccAACCAAAACGCGTCCAAATATGATTAGTCGCTATTTTGTTGGTCGTTTTAATATGCCGACCAAGGTCGGTCGGTatattaaaacgaccatctgaagaatttaaaatatttaccgatcaactttggtcggaaatatattttaaaaatttaattttaccgaACAAAGTTGGTTGttgtatttaaattatattttttttattaattattaaattttaaaaaatatcaaccaaagttggtcggtaaatgaaaatatatattttttttaaaaaattaaaatttaacaataccgaccaaagttggtcggtaatgttgaattctgggaattccttgctcattaaccgaccaactttggtcggtaattgtaaattttttatttttttaatgattaccgaccaactttgatcggtaatttgcagaaaaaatattttttttattagaagccgactaactttggtcgatTTTCTGGGTTTTAATTTTAGCATAAAATggctgttttggcagctacactacctgccagcataccaatacacctaatagcgacataaaacaacaacaacaacagcaacaacaacataacaacaatcaataaatacattaaaactaacaaattaaagttcaattaaACATAAAActtcaaaaccaagttaaaacttattacaactagttcaaaaacttgttctatttgtctagttcaaagtatacaAAAGTAAAGGAGTGTTTTGTAGAatatcatcatcaccgtctgatgaaatttcatctacaagacggtatagagaagggtcttgtggaggacgggagGAACTATTAcagggaggacgggaggaacgatcacgtgcaGGTTGagcctctggcgatgactcaTGAGACCGAGGCAACGGAAAAGTTCCAATAGATAGGAGAGTTCTCAtttgagcttgcatgccaaggaattgagcatatctaaccctttctctttccttggccacttctagctcggatgtgagctttgtcataGTCTCCCGCATAGCTGAGAGACTCTCCCCATTAAGTTGCTCTCCTTGCGAGGAAGTCcttattccttgcattccacacttatagcgatggaactTTTTAGTAGGAAGCTTgtatattgtgatgacccaaaagatcatttcttgttttagaagtcaaattTGTGTTCCGAGGTattaaaaacctccttttgtctCTCTTCGATTTTCGTGCACAGTCCAGACATATATCTGGAAAGCCCTTATGtgaaatattttaagaaataatgaattttggcttaaaagatgatttttgttgacttcgatcaacattttggataaacggacccgtaTCTGTGTTCTGACGGTCCCAaatccgtagtaaaatatggggcTTGGGcgcatgcccggaatcgaattccgaggtccctagcccgagaaataaatttttaaagaaaattattaacTGGAAAATATAATAGTTTATGGAAATTGAATAGTGTtggaacttgatggtatcgggatcgtattttggttccggaacccggTACATGTCCGTTATAACATTTAAACCTTATCCGTAagatttggtgagaaacagaagtAATTTGATGAGATTTAGatctttggttgagaaaataggaaatttgaactatcttgaaaatttttatgagttttggtgttaaattcgttgtttaaaatgttattttggctatttgatcgCATGAACAAGTcggtatgatgtttttagacttgtgtgcatgtttggtttggagccctgagggctcgagtgagttttggaaaGGCTATGGAGAGTTTTGGAGCCTTAAGGAAATTGCTGTTGTTTCAGATCTAATTGCGAAGTCTGGCTTGCA belongs to Nicotiana tabacum cultivar K326 chromosome 6, ASM71507v2, whole genome shotgun sequence and includes:
- the LOC107828836 gene encoding expansin-B15-like precursor (The RefSeq protein has 1 frameshift compared to this genomic sequence) is translated as MALFAISHLVILSHILIALVCFTSPCFSFKAKHFNLTTSATHWSSAGATWYGSPDGAGSDGGSCGYGNAVSQAPFSSLVTGIGPSLYKSGKECGACYQVKCTKKVHPSCSGKGVRVVITDFCPGGPCVSQSAHFDLSGTAFGSMAIPGHEHKLRDAGVLQIRYARVACDYSRKNIVFHVDQGSNPEYLAVVIEFEEGDGDLAKVELKETKSSSSSTTKWRKMQQSWGAVWKLDAGSELRPPFSIRLTSQYSDQILVAKNVIPTGWQPGATYRSLVNYLLRV
- the LOC107828836 gene encoding expansin-B15-like isoform X1 translates to MALFAISHLVILSHILIALVCFTSPCFSFKAKHFNLTTSATHWSSAGATWYGSPDGAGSDGGSCGYGNAVSQAPFSSLVTGIGPSLYKSGKECGACYQVKCTKKVHPSCSGKGVRVVITDFCPGGPCVSQSAHFDLSGTAFGSMAIPGHEHKLRDAGVLQIRYARVACDYSRKNIVFHVDQGSNPEYLAVVIEFEEGDGDLAKVELKETKSSSSSTTKWRKMQQSWGAVWKLDAGSELRPPFSIRLTSQYSDQILVAKNVIPTGWQPGATYRSLVNYL